One Ranitomeya variabilis isolate aRanVar5 chromosome 5, aRanVar5.hap1, whole genome shotgun sequence DNA window includes the following coding sequences:
- the CD276 gene encoding CD276 antigen, protein MDVLCLLFLLPLCISIEVIVPDFPVTGILDEDVILPCSISPPHGFSLQDLSVFWEITKLQQVHAYTQGQEQLEKQDPKFINRTQLFLGQLPAGNMSLLLHKVSLSDEGSYTCFVNVGNSSSAAVSLQVAAFYTKPTLHMDPSEGLKPGDQVTVTCHTYRGYPQAEILWQDGSGKNLTENITASQVANEEGLFHVQSTIRVILETNDTYTCLVYNPLLQMVTHASLSVTGQHLSFPLVVVWVTVGLCACLLGLLVALACVCRKHLKQSCEEEQEEAGNEEREENGELKTAMQPLKTSSAEGDDTSTLE, encoded by the exons ATGGATGTCctctgccttctctttcttcttcctTTATGCA tatccaTTGAAGTCATTGTCCCTGATTTTCCTGTCACTGGGATCCTGGATGAAGATGTCATACTTCCATGCAGCATTTCTCCTCCACATGGATTTTCCTTGCAGGACCTCAGTGTCTTTTGGGAGATTACAAAACTCCAGCAGGTTCATGCTTACACCCAAGGGCAAGAACAACTAGAGAAACAAGATCCTAAATTTATTAACCGGACACAACTTTTTCTTGGACAGCTACCAGCGGGCAACATGTCTCTCTTACTGCACAAAGTCAGTTTATCTGATGAAGGCAGCTATACATGCTTTGTAAATGTAGGGAACTCCAGTTCTGCTGCTGTAAGTCTTCAGGTGGCGG CCTTCTACACTAAGCCAACTTTGCATATGGATCCTAGTGAAGGACTGAAACCTGGTGACCAGGTAACAGTAACCTGCCATACCTACCGCGGATATCCTCAGGCTGAAATACTGTGGCAAGATGGAAGTGGGAAGAACCTTACAGAAAATATTACAGCATCTCAAGTAGCCAATGAAGAAGGCTTGTTCCATGTGCAGAGCACTATCCGTGTAATCCTGGAGACCAATGACACTTACACTTGCCTGGTATATAATCCTCTGCTGCAGATGGTGACTCATGCGTCTCTCAGTGTCACAG GTCAACATCTTTCTTTCCCTTTGGTCGTTGTGTGGGTGACGGTCGGGCTTTGTGCTTGCCTCCTTGGTCTCCTAGTTGCACTGGCATGCGTGTGCAGAAAACATCTCAAACAGAGCTGTGAGGAGGAGCAGGAAGAAGCAG GCAATGAAGAGCGTGAGGAAAATGGAGAGTTAAAAACAG CCATGCAGCCTCTAAAAACCAGCTCAGCAGAAG GTGATGACACTTCAACTTTAGAATGA